The Cinclus cinclus chromosome 3, bCinCin1.1, whole genome shotgun sequence genome has a window encoding:
- the MTIF2 gene encoding translation initiation factor IF-2, mitochondrial isoform X2 — protein MNQGLLLRFENVMQFRGAYLQLRALCSRKVCGAQWKPVQLSAYPMGSLLLHPQFWPKHRLISAALSQCRHLATKEETKTQKKKIRLTKGEVEIRQKMTVEELAQAMGKDIDHIYEALVYTDINLDSVEPDSILNEDHIKMVVQKSGMKYKSAKLKEEKERKNTDAVKRPPADPAVLTPRPPVVTILGHVDHGKTTLLDSLRKTQVASMEAGGITQHIGAFIVHMPSGEKITFLDTPGHAAFSAMRARGTNITDIVILVVAADDGVMQQTIESIQHAKNAGVPLILAINKCDKPEVDPERVKKELLAHDVVCEEFGGDVQAVNISALKGENLMVLAEATVALAEMLELKADVTGLVEGTIIESWKDKGKGPLTTAIIQRGTLRKGCVLVAGKTWAKVRFLFNENGKAVDAASPGIPVEIMGWKESPSAGDEILEVESEQRAQEVVAWRTYVEQQERMKKDVEVIEAKQKEHRLEYEKKQQKLAHLTWRQRKAALYKANKHLMFSRPKERTEMDENTLSLIVKGDVDGSVEAILNILDSYDCEDECKLEIVNFGMGDISENDISLAEAFNAVSFIRCNIWIQCESQSKYQKAG, from the exons ATGAACCAAGGGTTGCTGCTGAGGTTTGAAAATGTGATGCAGTTCCGTGGTGCTTACCTGCAGCTGCGTGCCCTGTGCTCTAGGAAAGTTTGTGGAGCACAATGGAAGCCTGTGCAGTTGTCTGCATATCCCATGGGGTCCCTCCTTCTGCATCCACAGTTCTGGCCAAAACACAGATTAATCAGTGCTGCCTTATCACAGTGCAGACATCTAGCGACAAAGGAG GAGACAAAAACGCAGAAAAAGAAGATTCGGCTGACGAAAGGTGAAGTGGAGATAAGGCAGAAGATGACTGTGGAGGAACTGGCACAAGCTATGGGCAAAGACATAG ATCATATTTATGAAGCACTGGTGTACACAGACATTAACCTTGATTCAGTAGAACCAGATTCCATCTTAAATGAGGACCACATCAAGATGGTTGTTCAAAAATCAGGAATGAAGTATAAATCagcaaaactgaaagaggaaaaggagagaaaaaacacagatGCTGTGAAGAG ACCTCCTGCAGACCCAGCAGTACTGACCCCACGGCCCCCAGTTGTCACCATCCTGGGGCACGTGGATCATGGGAAAACAACTTTACTGGACAGCCTGCGGAAAACCCAGGTGGCGTCGATGGAAGCAGGAGGCATCACACAACACATTGGGGCTTTTATTG TGCACATGCCTTCTGGGGAGAAGATAACCTTCCTTGACACTCCTGGCCATGCAGCCTTTTCAGCCATGCGGGCGAGAGGCACCAACATCACTGACATAGTCATTCTGGTGGTGGCAGCAGATGATGGAGTGATGCAGCAAACCATAGAGTCCATCCAGCATGCCAAAAATGCAGGAG TTCCTCTTATCCTGGCCATTAATAAATGTGACAAACCTGAAGTTGATCCTGAAAGAGTAAAAAAGGAGTTGCTGGCTCATGATGTGGTCTGTGAAGAGTTTGGAGGTGATGTTCAGGCTGTAAATATTTCTGCACTCAAG GGGGAAAACCTGATGGTTTTGGCAGAGGCAACTGTTGCTCTGGCAGAAATGTTGGAACTGAAGGCAGATGTGACAGGACTGGTGGAAGGGACAATTATTGAGTCTTGGAAAGACAAAGGGAAAGG TCCCCTCACCACAGCCATCATCCAGAGAGGAACTCTGAGGAAAGGCTGTGTTCTGGTTGCAGGGAAGACGTGGGCAAAAGTACGTTTCCTGTTCAATGAGAATGGCAAAGCTGTGGATGCAGCCTCACCAGGCATCCCTGTGGAAATCATGGGCTGGAAGGAATCCCCTTCAGCAGGAGATGAAATCCTTGAAGTAGAGTCTGAG CAAAGGGCACAGGAAGTTGTTGCTTGGAGGACCTATGTTGAACAACAGGAGAGGATGAAGAAGGATGTGGAAGTTAttgaagcaaagcaaaaggaacACAGGTTGGAATAtgagaagaagcagcagaagctggCCCACCTGACCTGGAGACAGAGGAAGGCAGCGCTGTACAAGGCCAATAAGCATCTGATGTTCTCAAGGCCTAAGGAGAGAACAGAGATGGATGAAAATACCCTCTCATTAATAGTTAAag GTGATGTGGATGGATCTGTTGAAGCTATTCTGAACATTCTGGACAGTTACGATTGTGAGGATGAATGTAAACTGGAGATTGTCAACTTTGGAATGGGAGATATCAGTGAGAATGACATCAGTCTTGCTGAAGCATTTAATG CTGTTTCATTTATCAGGTGTAATATTTGGATTCAGTGTGAAAGCCAATCAAAGTATCAAAAAGCTGGCTga
- the MTIF2 gene encoding translation initiation factor IF-2, mitochondrial isoform X3 yields the protein MNQGLLLRFENVMQFRGAYLQLRALCSRKVCGAQWKPVQLSAYPMGSLLLHPQFWPKHRLISAALSQCRHLATKEETKTQKKKIRLTKGEVEIRQKMTVEELAQAMGKDIDHIYEALVYTDINLDSVEPDSILNEDHIKMVVQKSGMKYKSAKLKEEKERKNTDAVKRPPADPAVLTPRPPVVTILGHVDHGKTTLLDSLRKTQVASMEAGGITQHIGAFIVHMPSGEKITFLDTPGHAAFSAMRARGTNITDIVILVVAADDGVMQQTIESIQHAKNAGVPLILAINKCDKPEVDPERVKKELLAHDVVCEEFGGDVQAVNISALKGENLMVLAEATVALAEMLELKADVTGLVEGTIIESWKDKGKGPLTTAIIQRGTLRKGCVLVAGKTWAKVRFLFNENGKAVDAASPGIPVEIMGWKESPSAGDEILEVESEQRAQEVVAWRTYVEQQERMKKDVEVIEAKQKEHRLEYEKKQQKLAHLTWRQRKAALYKANKHLMFSRPKERTEMDENTLSLIVKGDVDGSVEAILNILDSYDCEDECKLEIVNFGMGDISENDISLAEAFNGVIFGFSVKANQSIKKLADKKGIKIKLHSIIYKLIEDLKDELNSRLPPTVVETTIGEASVLNTFSVTVGRNRIPVAGCRVHKGLLDRKMKFKLIRNRDVIWKGCLSSLKHHKVDVQVIKTGMDCGLSLDKNLEFSIGDEIICYEEKEVQQTTSWDPGF from the exons ATGAACCAAGGGTTGCTGCTGAGGTTTGAAAATGTGATGCAGTTCCGTGGTGCTTACCTGCAGCTGCGTGCCCTGTGCTCTAGGAAAGTTTGTGGAGCACAATGGAAGCCTGTGCAGTTGTCTGCATATCCCATGGGGTCCCTCCTTCTGCATCCACAGTTCTGGCCAAAACACAGATTAATCAGTGCTGCCTTATCACAGTGCAGACATCTAGCGACAAAGGAG GAGACAAAAACGCAGAAAAAGAAGATTCGGCTGACGAAAGGTGAAGTGGAGATAAGGCAGAAGATGACTGTGGAGGAACTGGCACAAGCTATGGGCAAAGACATAG ATCATATTTATGAAGCACTGGTGTACACAGACATTAACCTTGATTCAGTAGAACCAGATTCCATCTTAAATGAGGACCACATCAAGATGGTTGTTCAAAAATCAGGAATGAAGTATAAATCagcaaaactgaaagaggaaaaggagagaaaaaacacagatGCTGTGAAGAG ACCTCCTGCAGACCCAGCAGTACTGACCCCACGGCCCCCAGTTGTCACCATCCTGGGGCACGTGGATCATGGGAAAACAACTTTACTGGACAGCCTGCGGAAAACCCAGGTGGCGTCGATGGAAGCAGGAGGCATCACACAACACATTGGGGCTTTTATTG TGCACATGCCTTCTGGGGAGAAGATAACCTTCCTTGACACTCCTGGCCATGCAGCCTTTTCAGCCATGCGGGCGAGAGGCACCAACATCACTGACATAGTCATTCTGGTGGTGGCAGCAGATGATGGAGTGATGCAGCAAACCATAGAGTCCATCCAGCATGCCAAAAATGCAGGAG TTCCTCTTATCCTGGCCATTAATAAATGTGACAAACCTGAAGTTGATCCTGAAAGAGTAAAAAAGGAGTTGCTGGCTCATGATGTGGTCTGTGAAGAGTTTGGAGGTGATGTTCAGGCTGTAAATATTTCTGCACTCAAG GGGGAAAACCTGATGGTTTTGGCAGAGGCAACTGTTGCTCTGGCAGAAATGTTGGAACTGAAGGCAGATGTGACAGGACTGGTGGAAGGGACAATTATTGAGTCTTGGAAAGACAAAGGGAAAGG TCCCCTCACCACAGCCATCATCCAGAGAGGAACTCTGAGGAAAGGCTGTGTTCTGGTTGCAGGGAAGACGTGGGCAAAAGTACGTTTCCTGTTCAATGAGAATGGCAAAGCTGTGGATGCAGCCTCACCAGGCATCCCTGTGGAAATCATGGGCTGGAAGGAATCCCCTTCAGCAGGAGATGAAATCCTTGAAGTAGAGTCTGAG CAAAGGGCACAGGAAGTTGTTGCTTGGAGGACCTATGTTGAACAACAGGAGAGGATGAAGAAGGATGTGGAAGTTAttgaagcaaagcaaaaggaacACAGGTTGGAATAtgagaagaagcagcagaagctggCCCACCTGACCTGGAGACAGAGGAAGGCAGCGCTGTACAAGGCCAATAAGCATCTGATGTTCTCAAGGCCTAAGGAGAGAACAGAGATGGATGAAAATACCCTCTCATTAATAGTTAAag GTGATGTGGATGGATCTGTTGAAGCTATTCTGAACATTCTGGACAGTTACGATTGTGAGGATGAATGTAAACTGGAGATTGTCAACTTTGGAATGGGAGATATCAGTGAGAATGACATCAGTCTTGCTGAAGCATTTAATG GTGTAATATTTGGATTCAGTGTGAAAGCCAATCAAAGTATCAAAAAGCTGGCTgataaaaaaggaattaaaattaaacttcaCAGCATTATCTACAAACTTATAGAAGACTTGAAGGATGAGCTGAACAGCAGGCTGCCCCCAACTGTGGTGGAGACTACAATAG GGGAAGCTTCTGTTCTCAACACTTTCTCAGTCACAGTAGGAAGAAACAGGATTCCAGTGGCTGGATGCAGAGTGCACAAGGGGCTGCTggacagaaaaatgaagtttaaaCTAATCCGTAATAGGGATGTTATTTGGAAAG GGTGTTTATCATCACTGAAGCACCATAAAGTTGATGTTCAGGTAATAAAAACAGGAATGGATTGTGGATTGAGCTTGGACAAAAATCTGGAGTTCAGTATTGGAGATGAAATTATCTGTTACGAAGAAAAAGAAGTTCAACAGACAACTTCCTGGGACCCGGGATTTTAA
- the LOC134042248 gene encoding LOW QUALITY PROTEIN: prolyl-tRNA synthetase associated domain-containing protein 1-like (The sequence of the model RefSeq protein was modified relative to this genomic sequence to represent the inferred CDS: deleted 1 base in 1 codon; substituted 1 base at 1 genomic stop codon) → MAADLREALERRLRNLGIATVTAEHPQVWQPLEQCPHVQHMKGGHRKKLFLKKKKGLWLVMVNLNELGKKLGVGSXNLRFADENAMLEKLRVGQGCAMLLTLFCDQDDVRLVLDAALVEGGHEKFYFHPMTNSATMALSPDDFLKFMRSTGHNPIIVHFDEDIE, encoded by the exons ATGGCAGCGGACTTGCGGGAGGCGCTGGAGCGGCGGCTGCGGAACCTGGGCATCGCCACCGTCACCGCCGAGCACCCCCAGGTATGGCAGCCTCTCGAA CAATGTCCACACGTCCAACACATGAAAGGAGGTCACAGGAAAAAGttgtttcttaaaaagaagaaagggtTATGGCTGGTGATGGTCAATTTAAACGAACTCGGT AAAAAACTGGGTGTTGGAAGTTGAAACCTTAGGTTTGCTGATGAAAATGCCATGCTGGAAAAACTCAGAGTGGGTCAGGGTTGTGCCATGCTGCTCACCCTGTTCTGTGACCAGGATGATGTGAGGCTGGTGCTGGATGCTGCCTTGGTAGAAGGGGGCCACgaaaaattctattttcatCCAATGACAAATTCTGCAACCATGGCTTTAAGCCCCGATGACTTCCTGAAGTTTATGAGATCGACAGGCCACAATCCCATCATCGTACACTTCGATGAAGACATCGAGTAG
- the MTIF2 gene encoding translation initiation factor IF-2, mitochondrial isoform X1: MNQGLLLRFENVMQFRGAYLQLRALCSRKVCGAQWKPVQLSAYPMGSLLLHPQFWPKHRLISAALSQCRHLATKEETKTQKKKIRLTKGEVEIRQKMTVEELAQAMGKDIDHIYEALVYTDINLDSVEPDSILNEDHIKMVVQKSGMKYKSAKLKEEKERKNTDAVKRPPADPAVLTPRPPVVTILGHVDHGKTTLLDSLRKTQVASMEAGGITQHIGAFIVPLILAINKCDKPEVDPERVKKELLAHDVVCEEFGGDVQAVNISALKGENLMVLAEATVALAEMLELKADVTGLVEGTIIESWKDKGKGPLTTAIIQRGTLRKGCVLVAGKTWAKVRFLFNENGKAVDAASPGIPVEIMGWKESPSAGDEILEVESEQRAQEVVAWRTYVEQQERMKKDVEVIEAKQKEHRLEYEKKQQKLAHLTWRQRKAALYKANKHLMFSRPKERTEMDENTLSLIVKGDVDGSVEAILNILDSYDCEDECKLEIVNFGMGDISENDISLAEAFNGVIFGFSVKANQSIKKLADKKGIKIKLHSIIYKLIEDLKDELNSRLPPTVVETTIGEASVLNTFSVTVGRNRIPVAGCRVHKGLLDRKMKFKLIRNRDVIWKGCLSSLKHHKVDVQVIKTGMDCGLSLDKNLEFSIGDEIICYEEKEVQQTTSWDPGF, translated from the exons ATGAACCAAGGGTTGCTGCTGAGGTTTGAAAATGTGATGCAGTTCCGTGGTGCTTACCTGCAGCTGCGTGCCCTGTGCTCTAGGAAAGTTTGTGGAGCACAATGGAAGCCTGTGCAGTTGTCTGCATATCCCATGGGGTCCCTCCTTCTGCATCCACAGTTCTGGCCAAAACACAGATTAATCAGTGCTGCCTTATCACAGTGCAGACATCTAGCGACAAAGGAG GAGACAAAAACGCAGAAAAAGAAGATTCGGCTGACGAAAGGTGAAGTGGAGATAAGGCAGAAGATGACTGTGGAGGAACTGGCACAAGCTATGGGCAAAGACATAG ATCATATTTATGAAGCACTGGTGTACACAGACATTAACCTTGATTCAGTAGAACCAGATTCCATCTTAAATGAGGACCACATCAAGATGGTTGTTCAAAAATCAGGAATGAAGTATAAATCagcaaaactgaaagaggaaaaggagagaaaaaacacagatGCTGTGAAGAG ACCTCCTGCAGACCCAGCAGTACTGACCCCACGGCCCCCAGTTGTCACCATCCTGGGGCACGTGGATCATGGGAAAACAACTTTACTGGACAGCCTGCGGAAAACCCAGGTGGCGTCGATGGAAGCAGGAGGCATCACACAACACATTGGGGCTTTTATTG TTCCTCTTATCCTGGCCATTAATAAATGTGACAAACCTGAAGTTGATCCTGAAAGAGTAAAAAAGGAGTTGCTGGCTCATGATGTGGTCTGTGAAGAGTTTGGAGGTGATGTTCAGGCTGTAAATATTTCTGCACTCAAG GGGGAAAACCTGATGGTTTTGGCAGAGGCAACTGTTGCTCTGGCAGAAATGTTGGAACTGAAGGCAGATGTGACAGGACTGGTGGAAGGGACAATTATTGAGTCTTGGAAAGACAAAGGGAAAGG TCCCCTCACCACAGCCATCATCCAGAGAGGAACTCTGAGGAAAGGCTGTGTTCTGGTTGCAGGGAAGACGTGGGCAAAAGTACGTTTCCTGTTCAATGAGAATGGCAAAGCTGTGGATGCAGCCTCACCAGGCATCCCTGTGGAAATCATGGGCTGGAAGGAATCCCCTTCAGCAGGAGATGAAATCCTTGAAGTAGAGTCTGAG CAAAGGGCACAGGAAGTTGTTGCTTGGAGGACCTATGTTGAACAACAGGAGAGGATGAAGAAGGATGTGGAAGTTAttgaagcaaagcaaaaggaacACAGGTTGGAATAtgagaagaagcagcagaagctggCCCACCTGACCTGGAGACAGAGGAAGGCAGCGCTGTACAAGGCCAATAAGCATCTGATGTTCTCAAGGCCTAAGGAGAGAACAGAGATGGATGAAAATACCCTCTCATTAATAGTTAAag GTGATGTGGATGGATCTGTTGAAGCTATTCTGAACATTCTGGACAGTTACGATTGTGAGGATGAATGTAAACTGGAGATTGTCAACTTTGGAATGGGAGATATCAGTGAGAATGACATCAGTCTTGCTGAAGCATTTAATG GTGTAATATTTGGATTCAGTGTGAAAGCCAATCAAAGTATCAAAAAGCTGGCTgataaaaaaggaattaaaattaaacttcaCAGCATTATCTACAAACTTATAGAAGACTTGAAGGATGAGCTGAACAGCAGGCTGCCCCCAACTGTGGTGGAGACTACAATAG GGGAAGCTTCTGTTCTCAACACTTTCTCAGTCACAGTAGGAAGAAACAGGATTCCAGTGGCTGGATGCAGAGTGCACAAGGGGCTGCTggacagaaaaatgaagtttaaaCTAATCCGTAATAGGGATGTTATTTGGAAAG GGTGTTTATCATCACTGAAGCACCATAAAGTTGATGTTCAGGTAATAAAAACAGGAATGGATTGTGGATTGAGCTTGGACAAAAATCTGGAGTTCAGTATTGGAGATGAAATTATCTGTTACGAAGAAAAAGAAGTTCAACAGACAACTTCCTGGGACCCGGGATTTTAA